CACAATTAACGTCTCTGCGCAAGTCACTGTTTGAAGGGTTGTTCTTAAACACAATATTATTTCTATCCTGTCAAAGGTTCCAAATGGGCCAGGAGGGGCCTTATCCGTGACCATAGTGGTCTTAATTTGGATTAAAGTATTTACCCAAAACATTGGGGTGACCACCAATGTTGATGCAGAGCTTTGGGTTACAAGGGATGGGTTGACATCATGTATAAATCTGTCTCTTGGAAGTTGAAATAGATATTGATGCCTAAGTAGTGCTTGGCTAGGTTTCTGAAGCTTACAATAGTAATTTATATCATGCTTTTCTTATAATGGATTgcaagattttgttgtttttgatagTCTGCTGTGGACCTTTGTAAGCTTCTTTTCTATGACAATTTGGGTTTGTATTATGAGAAACTTTATTTGCAAACTTCTGCTTAGTTAATGACTAAAAGTCGgggtttaccaaaaaaaacaaaaaacaaaaaacaaaaaacaaaaaacctttaataaaatgattttatttttgttgagttGACATTTTGCTTTCATACAAATAGGTCTAATATATTTTACAGATAGACCTAATTATATTGGGGATACTTGAACCTAAGTATCTTGTATATCGTTTATGTAAAATCAATGTCTTACACAATATGAGATTTATATTTATGCGATCTTCACTAGCTACGATACATAAGATACCTGCAAATGTTGTATACCCACTGTGCAGCCCTTATTATGTGTGCAACTGAGCCTGGCTTGCTATATAAATAAAGTGATCACATGCAGTGCACTTGTGCACATGATCAATTTTCGTCCATCACAGTTGACGCAAGTGCAATGGAATGATCAATTTCATCATTTCTCAAATTTCATGAGTCAATAACATCAAATTGATAGTACAAGGAATCTATTTATAAACCCAAACCACAAGGGTCTATgcatttttacatttttccctgttcaaattaaaaaaatgtgcaACCCTAGAAAAACGGACCCAAACAAAATTAagacaagaaaatcaaaatagcGTAGGCAATTTGGAGATTGTAGGGAAAAAGGCTGTCAgtttcatattgaaattgaagaaaaaagttCAGATATTTAACAAAAATGCCCAAACAAATATCATTGTTCTAAATAGCCTCAGAAAAGAAAATTCTATAAGAAAACTGTcgattcaaaatttataataccaGTACACTGAAGAAAAGGCACAAGTCTAACCTTCTATTTAGAGTTACTACTTGGTTAGTTTGAGCTCAAAAACTAGTTCCATTTCATGTGAAAATTCatgagaaaaagaaactgaaaatcATTTCCCTCACAACTTGCACAAGTAGCCAAACAGAATAATTGGTGATGTGGTTTTACAATAGGGATTGCCACATTGAGTTCAAAAACTACTTCAGTTTCATGTGAAAAGAATTAAGGttgaaacttaaaacaaaattgagaaaaaaaacactaaacGGATTCCCCTGGGGATGCTTTGAATTTAACAATGCTAGATTGAGTAGATCTCTTTAGAAATTACTTCATTTAACAAGTCTGAAGAGGGAATCACAGCATAATTAATTAACTCAAATGGAGACGATCCCTGTAAGGACTCCACATGAAAGCCCCACTTATAGCTGAACCTAGCTGCACGAGCAACTAAACATGAATAAAATACTTGTACACTAGTTTCCTACAGCATAGCACATAAGATAAACTAGTTTCATCAACTAGATTTGGAGACATTAACTTCTTGACCAGGCCACTTGCATTAAGTGTCAATTTCTTGATACTAATAAAGACTGCCTTATTCCATTCTCAAAATTGGAACAACCTCAAACTCTAAATGATAGATGCATTCATGTCTTGTGACATTAAAGATCACCATAACATATAACTCTTGGATCTTGGATCATATCATTCGTTATATCGACATTGCATATACAGAGATCTCTTAGAACATTTTTAACAAGCTTTTTTGAGTCAACCAACCACAATTATTTCCCGATTACAAGTGTTAAAACAAAAGCCACCATATGATAACCCAAAGCAGAACTAACCAACACTAAATTATGACTTTATCCTGTAcataagacaaaaaaataattctgcAATTGAAAGAGGATGTGCTATGCAGGTGAAAAATGAATTCCaagcaaataataaaaaggtGAGTTGAATTACAGAAAAAGATAagacaaacaaaagaaaaggatgaaagggaacaagagagagagagagagagagagagagagagagaggttcaaTCTGATTTATTAAGAATGAGTTACATAAGTTGAGCAGTATGTGCACTGCTATTTCTACAGGTACTGAACTAAATAAGACCATATAGGAAATTAGTCTAACTGATTGCATAACTATAGGAACCCATCACACAGCAACTGACTGAACTAATCCTAACTGCAATACAACAAGGTTCAATTTAACACAAGTAGCAAATTGGGCTATAACAGATTTTGCTAAGCCAACGTTTATACTAGTCAATCTGTTACTAACCAATTTGTTACTAAAATTAACTAATTGCTAACCAATCCGCAACTAACTAATAGCTATTCTCTAACAGCAATCATTCTACAGATTTCTTTGGCATGTTTGAAGATAAATTCATGTAATTACCtccttaataataataataataataataataataatgtcagTAGTAGATTTAgagaactaataataatttcctATGAAAACTTTTTTATGAAATTGCTCTGAAAATATTGTGCGAATAgcactattttaaaaaaagaaaaagaaaaagaaaaagaaaaataacactaattttttttaaaaaaagattcaataaaatgtcataatattttcataatattttttttaattgtcatTAATCTtagtctaatatttttttaattaattaatttttttgacatatgaaatatttaacaccttaattattgtgaaaaattttatgataatttattgtgttttaatttttatttttatagacaGAATCCCACTGaacccactttttatttttcttatctgTTTTTTCCTCATCCACCCGTTTCTTCCCATTCCCATCATCAAatagtatatttttttcttcacaccGCAACTTCTGAAAACTAAAAGGGCTGAGCTTTTGGAGTGGAGGAGTCGATACGATGTCGTTCTTGATATAGCGAAGGGGCTTGAGTTTGGATCCCCCTGTGATTCATGGAGATATTAAGCCTAGTAATATCTTGTTGGATCAGGATTTCAAGGCCAAGATTGGAGATTTTGGGCTTGCTAGAGTGAAATCGGAGAGTCAGAATCAGTGTGAGATTACGGTGGAGGATTGGAGGTGAAGAAGGATGGTAATGGAGGAGACTGAGAGCGTGACTACTTTTTCAAGTAAGTACTGATTTCAAGCACATTTTAAAGATGTAAttcttcccataaaaaaaaaaaaaatgtaattcttttaaaaaaaataagtactGACACGCACGGACGGAGccagtttttcattttttttcaaaaatagtaGGTATAATTAGGGTGTATTTAGAATTTGAagccaacaaaaataaaacttggCCCCTACAGTttctaaaaccaaaaaagagCCCAAATAACATctataaaaattaattcaaatagCCTAAGTTTATCAATAAACCCATGGTTTAAGCCTTTcagaaacaaatataaatataaaaataaaaaccagatTCCAGTCCGTAAAATCTCTTCAAatttaccccccaaaaaaaaaaaaccctaaaataccAGTCGAATAGCAAATGAGACTGTGACCGAGTGTGTCTCACAAGTTGCGCCTCCTTTGCTCTGGAAAGTGACGCCACGCCGGCGCCGCCACAAGCATCATATCGCCGTGCCTAGCCCAATCTGCTCTCCTTCTTTTggtatttcatatttttttgaaatagaaattCACAAATTCGTATCTTTTCCATCATCATCTCCatatattttttaggtttcctcTTCTCTgaatcactcactcactcaaactgagctgaagaaaaaaaatgtcaataacCAGGCTGTTGTTTCTCCGACGATGCTTATACAACGACCAAACTCCCAAACTCACTTTCCTCTCCTCCCATTTCCAatccttctcttcttctcctttttctgATGATCccatttctctctctgtttcctCGGAGCTCCTTAACAACCTGAACTCCGACCCGCTTCCGATCTCCGAACGCCTCCACCTCAAGTTCTCTCACATCAACCCAACGCCATCTCTCATCCTCTCCACTCTCAATCTCTCTCCCGAAGCCGGCCGTACAGTCCTCGGCTTCCACCAATGGCTCCTCTCGAACCCTAACTTCACTCACTCCGACGAAACTGTGTCGTTCTTCGTCGACTACTTCGGCCGCCGCAAGGACTTCAAGGCCATCAACGAGCTCCTCTCCTCTTCTCGTCTCTCGCCGTCGCTCGGCCCTAAAACCCTGCATGCCGCCATTGATAGGTTGGTCCGAGCAGGAAGGCCTGCCGATACGGTGtcgttttttgaaaaaatggagCGAGAATACGGCCTTAAACGCGATCGCGAGTCGCTCACTCTGGTCGTCGAGAAGCTTTGTGAAAATGGTTTTGCTAGTCATGCGGAGAGGATGGTGAAGAATTTGGCGAATGAGTTTTTCCCTGATGAGaagatttgtgatttgttggtgaAAGCTTGGTGTGTGGATGGGAAGCTTGATGAAGCTAAGAGACTTGCTGGGGAAATGTATAGGGGAGGGTTTGAGATTGGTGTTTCTGCGTATAATGCGATTCTTGATTGTGTTTGTAAGCTTTGTAGGGACAAGGATCCGTTTAGGCTTGATTCAGAGGCGGAAAAGGTTTTGGTTGA
The sequence above is drawn from the Quercus robur chromosome 7, dhQueRobu3.1, whole genome shotgun sequence genome and encodes:
- the LOC126693785 gene encoding pentatricopeptide repeat-containing protein PNM1, mitochondrial; the encoded protein is MSITRLLFLRRCLYNDQTPKLTFLSSHFQSFSSSPFSDDPISLSVSSELLNNLNSDPLPISERLHLKFSHINPTPSLILSTLNLSPEAGRTVLGFHQWLLSNPNFTHSDETVSFFVDYFGRRKDFKAINELLSSSRLSPSLGPKTLHAAIDRLVRAGRPADTVSFFEKMEREYGLKRDRESLTLVVEKLCENGFASHAERMVKNLANEFFPDEKICDLLVKAWCVDGKLDEAKRLAGEMYRGGFEIGVSAYNAILDCVCKLCRDKDPFRLDSEAEKVLVEMDVHGVPRNVETFNVLIGNLCKLRRTEEAMKLFHRMGEWGCYPDDTTFLMLIRSLYQAARVGEGDEMIDRMRSAGFVSKLDKKAYYGFLKILCGIERIDHAMSVFKKMKEDGCEPGIKTYDLLMGKLCAHSRVDRANALFNEAKKRGVPVEPKAYMVDPRFAKKKKVRVVKSSVKKRETLPEKMARKRRRLKQIRLSFVKKPKGMMRRAF